The following proteins are encoded in a genomic region of Natrinema sp. DC36:
- a CDS encoding redoxin domain-containing protein: MIEPALEVALPNVGPGPDSLALTDLIDPVEPADPTTAEGSDPAYESIVLLLHRDHHAGQCRRQVRAVADRYDEFRERGCAVVSVVPGPRERVREWQERYGLPYPIRADPDATLGDTLDQPVRLGPVGRRFDLVGRMPAAIVFDVGGPAADDLEIVAAYRRTIFDRPEIDALLDHADRRS, encoded by the coding sequence GTGATCGAACCCGCGCTCGAGGTGGCCCTGCCGAACGTCGGTCCGGGACCGGATTCGCTCGCGCTCACTGACCTGATAGACCCGGTCGAGCCGGCGGATCCGACGACGGCCGAGGGGTCGGATCCCGCCTACGAATCGATCGTCCTGTTGCTCCACCGGGATCACCACGCCGGGCAGTGCCGCCGACAGGTCCGGGCCGTCGCCGACCGCTACGACGAGTTCCGCGAACGGGGCTGTGCGGTCGTCTCCGTCGTCCCGGGGCCCCGCGAGCGCGTCCGAGAGTGGCAAGAGCGGTACGGTCTCCCCTATCCGATCCGTGCGGACCCGGACGCGACGCTCGGCGACACGCTCGACCAGCCCGTCCGCCTCGGACCGGTCGGCCGCCGCTTCGACCTCGTCGGCCGGATGCCCGCCGCGATCGTGTTCGACGTGGGAGGTCCCGCGGCCGACGACCTCGAGATCGTCGCGGCCTACCGCAGGACGATATTCGATCGACCGGAAATCGACGCGTTGTTGGACCACGCCGACCGACGATCCTGA
- a CDS encoding FAD-dependent oxidoreductase codes for MSTGTTLPADAGTVVVGAGCVGCSAAYHLTRLGREDVVVVDQGPLFETGGSTSHAPGLVFQTGGTKLMTRMASYTRELYEDLESFRTSGGIEVAYTEDRWDYLKRKRERGQAYGIEDGELLSPAEVADRVPQVDESVINGGYFVPTDGKAHAVDASATMAESARAAGAEFYGETTVTDLEVAGGEIRAVVTDRGRVEADEVLLATNIWGPLFGDMVDVDIPLIPCAHQYLVSDDLPELAGASREIEQPLLRHQDRSLYFRQHGERYGVGSYNHEPLLVDPADIYGPERLEDLGLEYPSLREFTAEHFYENTHPDHEQTAYDAACELVPSLRDAEFESGINGMFCFTPDGMPILGPTAEIDGLWWALAIWVTQSGGAGSIVAHWMEDGVPRLDGERVDATGAHVSRFQPHAGSREYTRGRGAQQYQEVYQLIHPREQPQGQRGLRRSPFYQRQRELGAEFYDSGGWETPQWYETNESLLEEYDVPDRPDWLERNWSKAQGVEHQAVRDRVGMVDMTTYTGIEVTGDGATVLLQRLLTNDIDVSPGRIRYAAMCNEDGGILADVTVARFADDRYVVFTGGGNSATLHSRWIREHAPDDGSVSVRTHDSSMCGIGVFGPEARNVLSSLVEADLSNDAFPFYTAEETYCGSVPVTMLRLSYAGELGWELYAPMEYGAQLWERIEDAGEEYGIVPMGWEALDSTSMEKGFRLWGTDVTPEYNPYEAGIGFAVDLETDFVGREALLEARDGGIDRKIAPITLDEPGTVVDAGHPVLDPDSGEVLGDVARADYGYTIDAGIAYAYLPAADAEAGRDVEISYENERHAATVRDEPLFDPDREKMIR; via the coding sequence ATGAGTACAGGGACCACACTTCCCGCCGACGCGGGAACCGTCGTCGTCGGCGCCGGCTGCGTCGGCTGTAGCGCCGCCTACCACCTCACCCGTCTCGGCCGCGAGGACGTGGTGGTCGTCGATCAGGGGCCGCTGTTCGAGACCGGCGGCTCCACCTCCCACGCCCCCGGACTGGTGTTCCAGACGGGCGGCACCAAGCTGATGACCCGGATGGCGTCGTACACGCGCGAGCTGTACGAGGACCTCGAGAGCTTCCGAACGAGCGGCGGCATCGAGGTCGCGTACACCGAGGACCGGTGGGACTACCTGAAACGAAAGCGCGAACGAGGCCAGGCCTACGGCATCGAGGACGGGGAACTCCTCTCGCCCGCCGAGGTCGCCGACCGCGTCCCGCAGGTCGACGAGTCGGTCATCAACGGCGGCTACTTCGTCCCGACGGACGGCAAGGCCCACGCCGTCGACGCCTCGGCGACGATGGCCGAGTCGGCTCGAGCGGCGGGCGCAGAGTTCTACGGCGAGACGACGGTGACCGATCTCGAGGTCGCGGGCGGCGAGATCCGGGCGGTCGTCACCGACCGCGGGCGCGTCGAGGCCGACGAGGTGCTCCTCGCGACGAACATCTGGGGCCCGCTGTTCGGCGACATGGTCGACGTCGATATTCCGTTGATCCCCTGCGCCCACCAGTACCTCGTCTCCGACGATCTGCCGGAACTCGCGGGGGCGAGCCGCGAGATCGAACAGCCGCTGCTCCGCCACCAGGACCGGTCGCTGTACTTCCGCCAGCACGGCGAACGCTACGGCGTCGGCTCGTACAACCACGAACCGCTGCTGGTCGATCCCGCGGACATCTACGGCCCGGAGCGACTCGAGGATCTCGGCCTCGAGTACCCCTCGCTGCGGGAGTTCACCGCGGAGCACTTCTACGAGAACACCCACCCGGATCACGAGCAGACGGCCTACGACGCGGCGTGCGAACTCGTTCCGTCGCTGCGCGACGCCGAGTTCGAGTCCGGGATCAACGGGATGTTCTGTTTCACTCCCGACGGAATGCCGATCCTCGGCCCGACGGCGGAAATCGACGGGCTCTGGTGGGCGCTCGCGATCTGGGTCACGCAGTCTGGCGGCGCGGGGAGCATCGTCGCCCACTGGATGGAAGACGGCGTCCCCCGCCTCGACGGCGAGCGCGTCGACGCCACGGGGGCGCACGTCTCGCGGTTCCAGCCCCACGCCGGCTCGCGGGAGTACACGCGGGGTCGCGGCGCACAGCAGTACCAGGAGGTCTACCAGCTGATCCACCCGCGCGAACAGCCTCAGGGGCAGCGCGGGCTCCGTCGAAGTCCGTTCTACCAGCGACAGCGGGAACTCGGCGCCGAGTTCTACGACTCGGGCGGCTGGGAGACGCCGCAGTGGTACGAGACGAACGAGTCCCTGCTCGAGGAGTACGACGTGCCCGACAGGCCGGACTGGCTCGAGCGCAACTGGTCGAAAGCACAGGGCGTCGAGCACCAGGCGGTCCGCGACCGCGTCGGGATGGTCGACATGACCACGTACACCGGGATCGAGGTGACCGGCGACGGCGCGACGGTTCTCCTCCAGAGGCTCCTAACGAACGATATCGACGTCTCTCCGGGCCGGATCCGCTACGCGGCGATGTGCAACGAGGATGGCGGGATTCTCGCCGACGTGACGGTCGCTCGATTTGCGGACGACCGGTACGTGGTGTTCACCGGCGGCGGCAACTCCGCGACGCTGCACTCCCGGTGGATCCGCGAGCACGCGCCCGACGACGGCTCCGTCTCGGTGAGGACCCACGACTCGAGCATGTGCGGGATCGGCGTCTTCGGCCCGGAGGCGCGAAACGTCCTGTCGTCGCTCGTCGAGGCCGACCTCTCGAACGACGCGTTCCCGTTCTACACCGCCGAAGAGACCTACTGCGGGAGCGTTCCGGTCACGATGCTCCGGCTCTCCTACGCCGGCGAGCTGGGTTGGGAGCTGTACGCGCCGATGGAGTACGGCGCGCAGCTCTGGGAGCGGATCGAGGACGCCGGCGAGGAGTACGGCATCGTCCCGATGGGTTGGGAGGCCCTCGATTCGACGAGCATGGAGAAGGGGTTCCGGCTGTGGGGAACCGACGTTACTCCCGAGTACAACCCCTACGAGGCGGGGATCGGCTTCGCGGTCGACCTCGAGACCGATTTCGTCGGCAGGGAGGCGCTGCTCGAGGCTCGCGACGGCGGGATCGACCGGAAGATCGCCCCGATCACGCTCGACGAGCCCGGGACGGTCGTCGACGCGGGTCATCCGGTGCTCGATCCCGACAGCGGCGAGGTGCTCGGTGACGTCGCCCGCGCGGACTACGGCTACACGATCGATGCCGGGATCGCGTACGCCTATCTGCCGGCGGCCGACGCCGAGGCGGGCCGCGACGTCGAAATCAGCTACGAGAACGAACGCCACGCCGCGACGGTCCGGGACGAACCGCTGTTCGATCCCGATCGCGAGAAGATGATTCGGTGA
- the solA gene encoding N-methyl-L-tryptophan oxidase gives MPPTGDRYDVVVIGVGGMGSATAFHLADRGLDVLGLERYDVPHTMGSSHGITRIIRRAYYEHPSYIPLIERAYDLWDDLADETGREVIQRTGSIDAGPEDNVVFEGSLRSCEEHDIPHEVLTSEEVTERFPGYRLPEGYKALYQPDGGFVVPEQAIVGHVEAAQAAGAEVRARERVLEWEPTPDGGVRVETDRGTYDAESMVLAAGAWNHKFADALEGLAVPERQVLGWFQPERPSTFEPENFPVWNLEVPEGRFYGLPIYDVPGFKIGKYHHRDERVDPDDYDTEPGLEDERLLREVTANYFPEAAGPTMRLATCMFTNSPDEHFILDTLPDHPQVAVGAGFSGHGFKFASVVGEILADLAVDGDTDHPIDMFRLDRFDD, from the coding sequence ATGCCTCCGACAGGAGACCGATACGACGTCGTCGTGATCGGCGTCGGCGGGATGGGCAGCGCGACGGCCTTCCACCTCGCCGACCGCGGGCTCGACGTGCTGGGACTCGAGCGCTACGACGTGCCCCACACGATGGGGTCGTCACACGGCATCACGCGGATCATCCGTCGCGCGTACTACGAACATCCCTCCTACATCCCGCTCATCGAACGGGCCTACGACCTCTGGGACGACCTCGCGGACGAAACCGGTCGCGAGGTGATTCAGCGGACGGGGTCGATCGACGCCGGCCCGGAGGACAACGTCGTCTTCGAGGGATCGTTGCGCTCCTGCGAGGAACACGATATTCCCCACGAGGTGCTCACGAGCGAGGAGGTTACCGAACGGTTCCCCGGCTATCGACTCCCGGAGGGGTACAAAGCGCTGTACCAGCCCGACGGCGGATTTGTCGTCCCCGAACAGGCGATCGTCGGCCACGTTGAGGCGGCGCAGGCGGCGGGTGCCGAGGTTCGCGCCCGCGAACGGGTCCTCGAGTGGGAGCCGACGCCCGACGGCGGCGTCCGCGTCGAGACCGACCGCGGCACGTACGACGCCGAAAGTATGGTGCTCGCCGCCGGTGCCTGGAATCACAAGTTCGCCGACGCGCTCGAGGGGCTCGCGGTCCCCGAGCGGCAGGTGCTGGGCTGGTTCCAACCCGAGCGACCGTCGACGTTCGAGCCCGAGAACTTCCCCGTCTGGAACCTCGAGGTTCCCGAGGGGCGCTTCTACGGGCTGCCGATCTACGACGTGCCGGGGTTCAAAATCGGCAAGTACCACCACCGCGACGAGCGGGTCGATCCGGACGACTACGATACCGAACCCGGACTCGAGGACGAGCGCCTGCTCCGGGAGGTCACGGCGAACTACTTCCCCGAAGCGGCCGGCCCGACGATGCGGCTCGCGACCTGCATGTTCACGAACTCCCCCGACGAGCACTTCATTCTCGATACGCTTCCCGATCACCCGCAGGTGGCCGTCGGCGCGGGCTTCTCGGGCCACGGCTTCAAGTTCGCCAGCGTCGTCGGCGAGATCCTCGCCGACCTCGCGGTCGACGGCGACACCGACCACCCGATCGATATGTTTCGATTGGATCGGTTCGACGACTAG
- a CDS encoding helix-turn-helix domain-containing protein, producing the protein MSLIAILDIAHPDLALTPTIRDCPEASIEVVPHSTTDPETGLFFYLVEGADDTFEDALERDHTVADWMLVDDHGSTRVYRLQHTEDAALISPMTTELGGLLLKAETNDRGWTNRLHLPDREALAALWERCEETDISCELHRMFRQDEWTSETVPELTDEQRVALVRAHEEGYFEEPRETSLEELAERLDISPTAVGGRIRRGTGQLVETTLLEE; encoded by the coding sequence ATGAGCCTGATCGCAATTCTCGATATCGCACACCCGGATCTCGCGCTGACGCCGACGATCCGCGACTGTCCGGAGGCGTCCATCGAGGTCGTCCCCCACTCCACGACTGATCCGGAGACCGGCCTGTTCTTCTACCTCGTCGAAGGCGCGGACGATACGTTCGAGGACGCACTCGAGCGCGATCACACGGTCGCGGACTGGATGCTCGTCGACGATCACGGCTCGACGCGCGTCTATCGGCTCCAGCACACCGAGGACGCCGCACTCATCTCGCCAATGACGACCGAACTCGGCGGGCTGCTGTTGAAGGCCGAGACCAACGATCGGGGCTGGACCAATCGCCTCCACCTCCCCGATCGGGAAGCGCTCGCGGCGCTCTGGGAACGCTGTGAGGAGACGGACATCTCGTGCGAACTGCACCGGATGTTTCGGCAGGACGAGTGGACCAGCGAGACGGTCCCGGAGTTGACCGACGAACAGCGCGTCGCGCTGGTACGCGCCCACGAGGAGGGCTACTTCGAAGAGCCCCGCGAAACTTCGCTCGAGGAACTCGCCGAACGCCTCGACATCTCTCCGACGGCCGTCGGCGGCCGCATTCGCCGCGGGACCGGGCAACTCGTCGAGACGACGCTCCTCGAGGAGTGA
- a CDS encoding BCCT family transporter → MSDRERDGDGAVRTFLDELDPTVFGIGFVVAVLIVAAFLFRESRTLDIMEGTNEFLWTSFGWAYLVSMFALVAFVLYLIFGPWGNIKLGEEDEDPEFSFLAYFAMLYSAGIAAGIVFWGPAEAIFHYSTPSPFSGVEAESTGAAVSALQYTFFHWGLSAWSAYVIVAIPIAYFAYRRDAPMRISTIIGPIIGFDNLDSPWAKLVDILAVFATIGGIATTLGLVGNQFLVGLEYAGGVEFGDAGTVLVITGLTVAFTISVALGVERGIRRISYFNMALFAVLTAAAFILGPTVYIMTVGTQALGAYINEFVSMSFFMGAGETGGQGADSSFVGAWTVFYWAWWFSWAPFVGLFIARISRGRTVRQVAATGVVASTAITIPWFATMGGTSIFMQSNGQADILGTLEAWGFNEAVAGYPLFEALPAGELLTVLFLVLVTTFFVTSADSSTLALGMLTTGGKQKPSTINRVIWGGLMGSLASLLMVAGGTSALQQAAIIAGGPFAIITLIAVGVMIWVFGSRRAVFLREEDRSTAPTGSAASDDD, encoded by the coding sequence ATGAGTGATCGCGAACGGGACGGGGACGGCGCGGTCCGAACGTTCCTCGACGAACTCGATCCCACCGTCTTCGGGATCGGGTTCGTCGTCGCCGTGCTGATCGTCGCGGCGTTTCTCTTCCGCGAGAGCCGAACGCTCGATATCATGGAGGGAACCAACGAGTTCCTCTGGACGAGTTTCGGCTGGGCGTATCTCGTCTCGATGTTCGCCCTCGTGGCGTTCGTGTTGTACCTGATCTTCGGTCCGTGGGGCAACATCAAGCTGGGAGAGGAGGACGAGGATCCCGAGTTCAGCTTCCTCGCGTACTTCGCGATGCTGTACTCCGCGGGAATCGCCGCCGGCATCGTCTTCTGGGGCCCGGCGGAGGCGATCTTCCACTACTCGACGCCCTCGCCCTTCTCGGGGGTCGAAGCGGAGTCGACGGGCGCCGCCGTCAGCGCGCTCCAGTACACGTTCTTCCACTGGGGGCTCTCGGCGTGGTCGGCGTACGTGATCGTCGCGATTCCGATCGCTTACTTCGCCTACCGCCGGGACGCGCCGATGCGCATCTCGACGATCATCGGGCCGATCATCGGCTTCGACAACCTCGACAGCCCCTGGGCGAAGCTCGTGGACATCCTCGCCGTCTTCGCGACCATCGGCGGCATCGCGACGACGCTCGGGCTGGTCGGAAATCAGTTCCTCGTCGGCCTCGAGTACGCCGGCGGCGTCGAGTTCGGCGACGCGGGGACCGTCCTCGTGATCACGGGGCTGACCGTGGCGTTTACCATCTCGGTCGCGCTCGGCGTCGAGCGCGGGATCCGCCGCATCTCGTACTTCAACATGGCGCTGTTCGCCGTCCTGACGGCCGCGGCGTTCATCCTCGGGCCGACGGTGTACATCATGACCGTCGGGACCCAGGCGCTGGGAGCGTACATCAACGAATTCGTCTCGATGAGCTTCTTCATGGGTGCCGGCGAGACCGGCGGGCAGGGTGCCGACTCCAGTTTCGTCGGGGCCTGGACCGTCTTCTACTGGGCGTGGTGGTTCTCCTGGGCGCCGTTCGTCGGGCTGTTCATCGCCCGGATTTCTCGAGGTCGGACCGTCCGACAGGTCGCGGCGACCGGCGTCGTCGCGTCCACGGCCATCACGATCCCCTGGTTCGCGACGATGGGCGGAACGTCCATCTTCATGCAGTCGAACGGGCAGGCCGACATCCTCGGCACGCTCGAGGCCTGGGGGTTCAACGAGGCCGTCGCCGGTTACCCGCTGTTCGAGGCGCTGCCGGCCGGCGAGTTGCTTACGGTGCTCTTCCTGGTGCTGGTGACGACGTTCTTCGTCACGTCGGCGGACTCCTCGACGCTCGCGCTGGGGATGCTCACCACCGGCGGCAAGCAGAAGCCGTCGACGATCAACCGCGTCATCTGGGGCGGCCTCATGGGCTCGCTGGCCTCGCTGTTGATGGTCGCCGGCGGCACCTCGGCGCTCCAACAGGCCGCGATCATCGCCGGCGGCCCCTTCGCGATCATCACCCTGATCGCCGTCGGCGTCATGATCTGGGTCTTCGGCAGCCGTCGGGCGGTCTTCTTGCGCGAAGAGGACCGTTCCACCGCCCCGACCGGGTCGGCGGCCTCCGACGACGACTGA
- a CDS encoding GNAT family N-acetyltransferase, translating to MFVRTATPDDALEVRRILDAALLEPGDVESRIDDGDVLVAGDRRGGTASADDDGTAPEDEPDASERILGTAVLEPLDAESGAHVGAIGVRRRHRGHGLGRALIERALEREGRLTAQFDDGVRPFYERLGFSIESIDGQRHRGVVATDRV from the coding sequence ATGTTCGTCCGCACGGCCACCCCCGACGACGCCCTCGAGGTCCGGCGCATCCTCGACGCCGCGTTACTCGAGCCGGGCGACGTCGAGAGCCGGATTGACGACGGTGACGTCCTCGTCGCAGGTGATCGACGGGGCGGGACAGCGAGCGCCGATGACGATGGGACCGCTCCCGAAGACGAACCGGACGCGAGCGAGCGAATCCTCGGCACGGCCGTTCTCGAACCCCTCGACGCCGAGTCCGGGGCCCACGTCGGCGCGATCGGCGTCCGGCGTCGCCACCGTGGTCACGGCCTCGGCCGGGCGCTGATCGAGCGGGCGCTCGAGCGCGAAGGGCGACTGACGGCCCAGTTCGACGACGGCGTCCGGCCGTTCTACGAACGCCTCGGATTTTCGATCGAGTCGATCGACGGCCAGCGCCACCGCGGCGTCGTCGCGACCGACCGCGTCTGA
- the ilvA gene encoding threonine ammonia-lyase yields the protein MGRNDGTVEFADIEAARDRLDDESVVKHTPVERSTSLDELTGGEVHLKMEHLQWTGSFKTRGAYNKIAQCVAEGGLDRVVAASAGNHAQGVALAATKLGVDSTIVMPRGAPQAKVDATRSYGADVELVGGDFREAMAHAKGLVDDERTAFVHAYDDPAIVAGQGTLGLEMADDLPSVETVVVPIGGGGLISGIATAFAERSPETRIVGVQASGAATVSESLRKGTPVALDSVDTIADGIATGGISELTLSLIDEHVDEIVTVTDGEIARAVLLLLERAKQVVEGAGAASVAAIISDELDVRGETVMPLLGGGNLDMTMLQTVLVHALTDREQLLRLRVRIDDRPGKMEDVSGIIAEYGANIQTVRHDRSAPELDVGEAHLVFQIQTSGSGQSRTIVRSLRDHGYEVRHVNA from the coding sequence ATGGGCCGAAACGACGGGACCGTCGAGTTCGCCGACATCGAAGCGGCCCGCGACCGGCTCGACGACGAGTCGGTCGTCAAGCACACCCCGGTCGAGCGGAGCACGTCGTTGGACGAACTGACCGGCGGCGAGGTCCACCTCAAGATGGAGCACCTCCAGTGGACGGGCTCGTTCAAGACCCGCGGCGCGTACAACAAGATCGCACAGTGCGTCGCCGAGGGCGGACTGGATCGAGTCGTCGCGGCCAGCGCCGGCAACCACGCACAGGGCGTCGCGCTCGCGGCGACGAAACTCGGCGTCGACTCGACGATCGTCATGCCCAGAGGGGCGCCCCAGGCGAAGGTTGACGCCACCCGAAGCTACGGCGCCGACGTCGAACTCGTCGGCGGCGACTTTCGCGAGGCGATGGCGCACGCGAAGGGGCTCGTCGACGACGAGCGGACGGCGTTCGTCCACGCCTACGACGACCCCGCGATCGTCGCCGGGCAGGGGACGCTCGGCCTCGAGATGGCCGACGACCTCCCGTCGGTGGAGACCGTCGTCGTTCCGATCGGCGGCGGGGGCCTCATCTCGGGGATCGCGACGGCTTTCGCCGAGCGCTCGCCGGAGACGCGAATCGTCGGCGTGCAGGCCAGCGGCGCGGCGACCGTTTCCGAGAGTCTCCGGAAGGGAACGCCCGTCGCCCTCGATTCCGTGGACACGATCGCGGACGGCATCGCGACCGGCGGCATCTCGGAGCTGACGCTCTCGCTGATCGACGAGCACGTCGACGAGATCGTCACCGTCACCGACGGCGAGATCGCTCGAGCGGTTCTCCTCTTGCTCGAGCGCGCCAAACAGGTCGTCGAGGGCGCCGGTGCGGCGTCGGTCGCCGCGATCATCAGCGACGAACTCGACGTGCGCGGCGAGACGGTCATGCCGCTGCTGGGCGGCGGCAACCTCGATATGACGATGTTACAGACCGTGCTCGTTCACGCGCTGACAGACCGCGAGCAACTGCTGCGTCTGCGCGTCCGGATCGACGATCGACCCGGCAAGATGGAGGACGTTTCGGGGATCATCGCCGAATACGGTGCTAACATCCAGACCGTCCGCCACGACCGTTCGGCACCCGAACTCGACGTGGGCGAGGCGCATCTCGTCTTCCAGATCCAGACGAGCGGTTCGGGCCAATCGCGGACGATCGTCCGGTCGCTCCGGGATCACGGCTACGAGGTCCGACACGTCAACGCGTGA
- a CDS encoding SRPBCC family protein gives MTRWNNGRDEVEPVSPDITDETNALPARYFTDPAVHEMEKEAVFGRYWVYAGHANCIPEPGDHFTRNIGDREIIVVRTHDGDVEAFYNVCAHRGSAMVEETPMTDPGNANRIQCPYHLWTYDLDGELASTPKSFEDARLNPDLEDEDITPIDPDESALMSVHTDRIGPFVFVNFDEEPMSLAEQAGTMKTELESLPLEEYQLARRIVSEVECNWKVFGGNYSECDHCQANHQDWVKDLELLDSELEVDDYHWILHYKHGEDVDDEMRIHEEHEAKFYYFWPNFTVNMYGTADGYGTYIIDPIDEGRFQLVADYYFKDPDLTEEEETFIRTSRQLQEEDFELVERQQRGLDSGAIAQARLGPNEHTVHRLHRLAQEAYEA, from the coding sequence ATGACCCGGTGGAACAACGGACGCGACGAGGTCGAACCGGTCAGTCCCGACATCACCGACGAGACGAACGCCCTGCCCGCGCGGTACTTCACCGATCCGGCCGTCCACGAGATGGAGAAGGAGGCCGTGTTCGGCCGGTACTGGGTGTACGCGGGACACGCGAACTGCATTCCGGAGCCGGGGGATCACTTCACCCGAAATATCGGCGATCGGGAGATCATCGTCGTTCGGACCCACGACGGCGACGTCGAGGCGTTCTACAACGTCTGCGCGCATCGCGGGTCGGCGATGGTCGAGGAGACGCCGATGACCGATCCGGGCAACGCGAACCGGATCCAGTGTCCGTACCACCTCTGGACGTACGACCTCGACGGGGAACTCGCGAGCACGCCCAAGAGCTTCGAGGACGCGCGACTGAACCCCGACCTCGAGGACGAAGATATCACCCCGATCGATCCCGACGAGAGCGCTCTCATGTCGGTCCACACCGATCGCATCGGCCCGTTCGTCTTCGTCAACTTCGACGAGGAGCCGATGAGCCTCGCGGAGCAGGCCGGCACGATGAAGACCGAACTCGAGTCGCTCCCGCTCGAGGAGTATCAGCTCGCCCGACGCATCGTCTCGGAGGTCGAGTGCAACTGGAAGGTCTTCGGCGGCAACTACTCCGAGTGCGACCACTGCCAGGCCAATCACCAGGACTGGGTCAAAGACCTCGAGCTCCTCGACTCCGAACTCGAGGTCGACGACTACCACTGGATCCTCCACTACAAACACGGGGAAGACGTCGACGACGAGATGCGCATCCACGAGGAACACGAGGCGAAGTTCTACTACTTCTGGCCGAACTTCACGGTCAACATGTACGGGACCGCCGACGGCTACGGCACCTACATCATCGACCCTATCGACGAGGGGCGCTTCCAGCTCGTCGCGGACTACTACTTCAAGGATCCCGACCTGACCGAGGAAGAAGAGACGTTCATCCGGACGAGCAGGCAGCTCCAGGAGGAGGATTTCGAGCTCGTCGAGCGCCAGCAACGCGGCCTCGATTCGGGCGCGATCGCGCAGGCTCGGCTCGGTCCGAACGAGCACACCGTCCACAGGCTCCACCGCCTCGCACAGGAGGCCTACGAGGCCTGA
- a CDS encoding tryptophanase — protein MVAYKSKVVERIRLPSREQRARALEEAGYNAFNLSADDVFVDLLTDSGTGAMSDDQWAALLRGDEAYAGSASFDRLESAVADVMGFERVVPTHQGRGAENVLYGTLLSEGDIALNNTHFDTTRAHVSNQGADPVDCPVSGAHDPETDEPFKGNFSLEGARAVVDEVGPERVPLVILTITNNSAAGQPVSVENTRRVRAFADEIDATFVIDACRFAENAYFVTRREDEFADATVAEVAREQLGHADALVMSGKKDGLVNVGGFVATDDEALFERCKQRAILYEGFPTYGGMAGRDVAAMAVGLREAVEESYVEDRVEQVREFGAMLEEIGLPVYTPTSGHAVYIDAGATFPEIPADEFPGQALVCELYREGGVRGVELGSFAFPETDRPELVRLAVPRRTYHREHFDHVVETAEAVLEKRDDVSGLEIVSNPAVPELRHFSASLEPLSAEPATATGTNTD, from the coding sequence ATGGTCGCCTACAAGTCGAAAGTAGTCGAACGGATCCGCCTCCCCTCGAGAGAACAGCGAGCACGGGCCCTCGAGGAAGCCGGGTACAACGCGTTCAATCTCTCCGCCGACGACGTCTTCGTCGATCTCCTGACCGACAGCGGGACGGGCGCGATGAGCGACGATCAGTGGGCCGCGCTCCTCCGGGGCGACGAAGCGTACGCCGGGTCGGCGAGCTTCGATCGCCTCGAGTCCGCGGTCGCGGACGTGATGGGATTCGAGCGCGTGGTGCCGACTCACCAGGGCCGCGGCGCGGAGAACGTTCTCTACGGCACTCTCCTCTCCGAGGGCGACATCGCGCTCAACAACACCCACTTCGACACGACGCGAGCGCACGTCTCGAACCAGGGTGCCGATCCGGTCGACTGTCCCGTGTCGGGCGCTCACGACCCGGAGACGGACGAGCCGTTCAAGGGGAACTTCTCGCTCGAGGGAGCGCGAGCGGTCGTCGACGAGGTCGGTCCGGAGCGCGTCCCGCTGGTGATCCTGACGATCACGAACAACTCGGCGGCGGGCCAGCCGGTCAGCGTCGAGAACACCCGTCGCGTTCGGGCGTTCGCCGACGAGATCGATGCGACGTTCGTGATCGACGCCTGCCGGTTCGCGGAGAACGCCTACTTCGTGACCCGGCGCGAGGACGAGTTCGCCGACGCGACGGTAGCCGAGGTGGCTCGCGAGCAACTCGGACACGCCGACGCGCTCGTCATGAGCGGGAAGAAAGACGGGCTGGTGAACGTCGGCGGCTTCGTCGCGACCGACGACGAGGCTCTCTTCGAGCGGTGCAAACAGCGCGCGATCCTCTACGAAGGGTTCCCGACGTACGGCGGGATGGCCGGGCGGGACGTCGCCGCGATGGCCGTCGGCCTGCGCGAGGCCGTCGAGGAATCGTACGTCGAAGACCGGGTCGAACAGGTTCGCGAGTTCGGCGCGATGCTCGAAGAGATCGGGCTTCCGGTATACACTCCGACCAGCGGACACGCGGTCTACATCGACGCGGGAGCGACGTTTCCGGAAATCCCGGCCGACGAGTTTCCGGGGCAAGCGCTGGTCTGTGAACTGTATCGAGAAGGCGGGGTTCGAGGGGTCGAACTCGGGAGCTTCGCCTTTCCCGAGACCGACCGGCCGGAACTGGTTCGGCTCGCGGTCCCGCGCCGAACCTACCACCGGGAGCACTTCGATCACGTCGTCGAGACGGCCGAAGCCGTCCTCGAGAAGCGCGACGACGTCTCCGGACTCGAGATCGTTTCCAACCCCGCGGTCCCGGAGCTTCGTCACTTTTCGGCGTCACTCGAGCCGCTATCCGCCGAGCCCGCGACTGCGACTGGCACGAATACCGACTAA